A single window of Pseudarthrobacter psychrotolerans DNA harbors:
- a CDS encoding mannitol-1-phosphate 5-dehydrogenase, producing the protein MKAVHFGAGNIGRGFVGLLLHQAGYEVVFADVADALIDQLAAADSYDVHEVGENPTVQTVDNFRALNSGTQEAELVREIATADIVTTAVGPHILKFVAPAITKGIAARAAGLAPLQVMACENAISATDILRAEVAALWDDAAGSLDDTAVFANTAVDRIVPNQAPGQGLDVTVETFYEWVIDRTAFGGAAPVIPGATFVDELSPYIERKLFTVNTGHAAAAYFGFEAGLEKISEAMADQDVAEDVRAVLEETKQLLVAKHGFNNDEQEAYVQKILVRFSNPHLPDTVNRVGRAPMRKLSRHERFIGPAAELAERGIVPEALLGAIAAALRFTDPADAEATELAQILASSSAADATARITGLAPEHPLFAAVSTLVEERQAEGAKATA; encoded by the coding sequence GTGAAGGCGGTACATTTCGGAGCCGGGAACATCGGCCGCGGCTTCGTGGGACTGCTGCTGCACCAGGCCGGTTATGAGGTGGTGTTCGCGGATGTCGCGGACGCGCTCATCGACCAGCTGGCGGCAGCAGACAGCTATGACGTCCACGAGGTGGGGGAGAACCCCACCGTCCAGACGGTGGACAACTTCCGCGCGCTGAACTCGGGCACGCAGGAAGCGGAGCTGGTGCGGGAAATCGCGACGGCGGATATCGTCACCACCGCCGTGGGCCCGCACATCCTGAAGTTCGTGGCGCCCGCCATCACCAAGGGCATCGCTGCGCGGGCCGCCGGGCTGGCGCCGCTGCAGGTCATGGCCTGCGAGAACGCGATCAGCGCCACGGACATCCTGCGCGCCGAAGTGGCCGCGCTCTGGGACGACGCCGCCGGCTCCCTGGATGACACGGCGGTGTTTGCGAACACCGCCGTGGACCGGATTGTGCCCAACCAGGCGCCGGGCCAGGGCCTGGATGTCACGGTGGAGACGTTCTACGAGTGGGTCATCGACCGCACGGCGTTTGGCGGTGCGGCGCCGGTCATCCCGGGAGCAACGTTTGTGGACGAGCTCTCGCCGTACATCGAGCGGAAGCTCTTCACGGTCAATACCGGGCACGCCGCCGCTGCGTACTTCGGTTTTGAGGCCGGCCTGGAGAAGATCTCCGAGGCCATGGCCGACCAGGACGTGGCGGAAGACGTCCGTGCGGTCCTGGAGGAAACCAAGCAGCTCCTGGTGGCCAAGCACGGCTTCAACAACGACGAGCAGGAAGCCTACGTCCAGAAGATCCTGGTCCGGTTCTCCAACCCGCACCTGCCGGACACCGTGAACCGGGTGGGCCGCGCCCCGATGCGCAAGCTCAGCCGGCACGAACGGTTCATCGGCCCCGCGGCTGAACTGGCCGAACGCGGAATCGTGCCCGAGGCGCTCCTGGGTGCCATCGCCGCGGCCCTGCGCTTCACGGACCCCGCCGACGCCGAGGCCACCGAGCTCGCGCAGATCCTGGCGTCCTCATCGGCGGCAGACGCCACGGCCAGGATCACCGGGCTGGCCCCGGAACACCCGCTGTTTGCGGCCGTGTCCACGCTGGTGGAAGAACGCCAGGCAGAAGGGGCGAAGGCAACCGCCTGA
- the ald gene encoding alanine dehydrogenase, whose amino-acid sequence MIIGVPKEIKNNEFRVAITAAGVNEFRTHGHSVLVERGAGLGSGITDEEYAIAGAEIVAEADDVWARADMVMKVKEPIAAEYHRFRKGLILFTYLHLAAEPELTQELINSGVTAIAYETVQEGRTLPLLAPMSEVAGRLSVQVGATSLMAPAGGKGVLLGGVPGVRPAKVVVLGAGVAGTNAAAMALGLGADVTILDININRLRELDAQYQGRLKTVASNSYEIEKSVVDADLVIGSVLIPGAKAPKLVTNELVSRMKPGSVLVDIAVDQGGCFEDTHPTTHQEPTYKVHNTIFYCVANMPGAVPNTSTYALTNVTLRYAVALANLGVKAAFDGDPSLAAGLNIAGGKVAHRSVSEAHNLPLVSDWHELVSA is encoded by the coding sequence ATGATCATCGGTGTCCCCAAAGAGATCAAGAACAACGAATTCCGCGTCGCCATCACCGCTGCCGGCGTCAACGAGTTCCGCACCCACGGCCACAGCGTCCTGGTGGAGCGCGGCGCAGGCCTGGGATCCGGCATCACCGACGAGGAATACGCCATCGCCGGCGCCGAGATCGTCGCCGAAGCCGACGACGTCTGGGCCCGCGCCGACATGGTTATGAAGGTCAAGGAACCCATCGCCGCGGAATACCACCGCTTCCGCAAGGGCCTGATCCTCTTCACCTACCTGCACCTGGCTGCCGAGCCGGAACTGACGCAGGAACTCATCAACTCCGGCGTTACCGCCATCGCCTACGAGACCGTGCAGGAAGGCCGCACCCTTCCCCTGCTGGCCCCGATGTCCGAAGTTGCCGGCCGCCTGTCCGTGCAGGTGGGCGCCACCTCGCTGATGGCTCCGGCCGGCGGCAAAGGCGTCCTCCTCGGCGGGGTACCGGGCGTCCGCCCGGCCAAGGTCGTTGTCCTCGGCGCCGGCGTCGCGGGAACCAACGCCGCCGCGATGGCGCTGGGCCTCGGTGCTGATGTCACCATCCTGGACATCAACATCAACCGCCTGCGCGAACTGGATGCCCAGTACCAGGGCCGGCTCAAGACGGTTGCCTCCAACTCCTACGAAATCGAGAAGTCCGTCGTCGACGCCGACCTCGTCATCGGCTCCGTGCTGATCCCGGGCGCCAAGGCACCCAAGCTGGTCACCAACGAGCTCGTCTCCCGGATGAAGCCCGGCTCCGTGCTCGTGGACATCGCGGTGGACCAGGGCGGCTGCTTCGAGGACACGCACCCCACCACGCACCAGGAACCGACGTACAAGGTCCACAACACGATCTTCTACTGCGTTGCCAACATGCCGGGCGCCGTCCCGAACACCTCCACCTACGCGCTGACCAACGTCACCCTGCGCTACGCCGTGGCCCTGGCCAACCTGGGTGTCAAGGCCGCATTCGACGGCGACCCGTCCCTCGCCGCCGGCCTGAACATCGCCGGTGGCAAGGTTGCGCACCGCTCGGTCTCCGAGGCGCACAACCTGCCCCTCGTTTCGGACTGGCACGAGCTGGTCTCCGCGTAA
- a CDS encoding HPr family phosphocarrier protein, which yields MPERIATIASRSGLHARPAALFAEAAGDVGVEVTIAMQGDPEDDALDASSILSLMTLGAAKGDVVVLRAEGDGADAALDSLVKLLETDLDAE from the coding sequence ATGCCCGAACGCATCGCCACCATCGCCAGCCGCTCCGGCCTGCACGCCCGCCCCGCCGCCCTGTTTGCGGAAGCCGCGGGGGACGTGGGCGTGGAGGTCACCATTGCCATGCAGGGCGACCCGGAGGATGACGCATTGGACGCTTCGAGCATCCTGTCGCTGATGACCCTGGGCGCCGCCAAGGGCGATGTTGTGGTGCTCCGGGCGGAGGGTGACGGCGCCGACGCGGCGTTGGATTCGCTGGTCAAGCTCCTGGAAACGGACCTCGACGCCGAGTAG
- a CDS encoding S8 family serine peptidase, whose translation MQRFTKFVAPVGAMALAIGLSAAAAPAAVSAGVQPTQTGTQASTQTGTQTYIVLYKANGVSGASLAAVRAAGGTVVQAYPQIGVAIVKSDRGSFDAALRAGDTSVQGAASTAGFAVAVKDDNTGTTAAPAETGTPLPGNDNLAALQWDMDQIQAPAARAINGGSSSVVVGDIDTGLDYTHPDLAPNLDFSRSVSCVGGVPNQDPAAWMDNNGHGTHTAGTIAAAKNGIGMVGVAPNVKIAGIKAGNDDGFFFPEAVVCAFMWAGSNGIQVTNNSYFADPWLFNCKNDPGQRAIWEAERRAIKFAQQNGTTVVAAEGNQADDLAHPTQDLTSPDNTTPAAREISNACAVVPTEVPGVIGVTASGNKGFKSFYSSYGAGSADVMAPGGDSVLQLTAAAPNGRVLSTYPASLIGNCLRPVVDAGATYCYLRGTSMASPHVAGVAALVASTGVSNPGAVAARITGTADATPCPADVSIYDFFPAVDNGAPQVCRGGAGYNNFSGHGQVNALRAIGG comes from the coding sequence ATGCAAAGATTCACCAAGTTTGTGGCGCCTGTGGGCGCTATGGCGCTTGCCATTGGTCTCTCGGCCGCCGCGGCTCCCGCGGCGGTGTCAGCCGGCGTCCAGCCCACCCAGACCGGCACGCAGGCCTCCACTCAGACCGGGACCCAGACGTACATCGTCCTTTACAAGGCCAACGGGGTCTCGGGCGCGTCGCTTGCGGCGGTGCGGGCCGCCGGCGGCACCGTGGTGCAGGCGTATCCGCAGATCGGTGTGGCTATCGTGAAGTCAGACCGCGGCAGCTTCGATGCGGCCCTGCGCGCCGGAGACACTTCCGTTCAGGGGGCCGCCTCCACAGCCGGCTTCGCAGTGGCTGTCAAGGACGACAACACCGGTACCACCGCCGCTCCCGCGGAAACCGGCACTCCATTGCCCGGCAACGACAACCTCGCCGCACTCCAGTGGGACATGGACCAGATCCAGGCTCCGGCAGCCCGCGCCATCAATGGTGGAAGCTCCTCCGTTGTGGTGGGTGACATCGATACCGGCCTGGACTACACGCACCCGGACCTTGCCCCGAACCTTGACTTCTCCAGAAGCGTTTCCTGCGTTGGCGGCGTCCCGAACCAGGACCCGGCTGCATGGATGGATAACAACGGCCACGGGACCCACACTGCGGGCACCATCGCGGCAGCCAAAAACGGCATCGGGATGGTGGGTGTTGCCCCCAACGTCAAGATCGCCGGAATCAAGGCCGGCAATGATGATGGTTTCTTCTTCCCCGAGGCAGTGGTCTGCGCATTCATGTGGGCGGGATCGAACGGTATCCAGGTCACCAACAACAGCTATTTCGCCGATCCCTGGCTGTTCAACTGCAAAAATGACCCAGGCCAGCGGGCTATTTGGGAGGCCGAGCGCCGGGCCATCAAATTCGCCCAGCAAAACGGCACCACCGTTGTGGCTGCCGAGGGCAACCAGGCAGACGATCTGGCCCATCCCACCCAGGACCTCACCAGCCCGGATAACACCACTCCAGCCGCCCGCGAGATCAGCAACGCCTGCGCGGTAGTTCCCACGGAGGTGCCCGGAGTGATTGGCGTGACTGCCAGTGGCAACAAGGGTTTCAAGTCGTTTTACTCGAGCTATGGCGCGGGCAGTGCGGATGTTATGGCCCCCGGTGGAGATTCGGTGCTGCAGCTGACGGCCGCCGCCCCTAACGGGCGGGTGCTTTCGACCTACCCGGCGAGCCTCATCGGCAATTGCCTTCGGCCCGTTGTTGATGCCGGTGCCACGTACTGCTACCTGCGGGGCACCTCAATGGCCTCACCCCACGTCGCTGGCGTCGCAGCTCTCGTGGCCAGTACAGGGGTGAGCAACCCAGGGGCCGTTGCGGCCCGGATCACCGGAACGGCGGATGCCACGCCATGCCCGGCCGACGTGAGTATTTACGACTTCTTCCCGGCAGTGGACAACGGCGCACCGCAGGTGTGCCGGGGCGGTGCGGGCTACAACAACTTCAGCGGCCACGGCCAGGTGAACGCCCTCCGCGCAATCGGCGGCTGA
- a CDS encoding PucR family transcriptional regulator: MQQDVEQLVEQVAQKLGRGLSLEDLDGLLLAYSSNQSHADRVRVNFLLSKRVPADVSAWQLSHGIATAVRPVAIPANQELGMLGRVCVPLMVRGFRVGYLWVQQDSAEENPTAILSQLPDVTPEIGLLSALLLDSNTAESEFRRGREREFLAACSGEANAVAAVAGWKEIQGRGPWQMVTVLDADGWAGGPDPIASTLIHRSAALQATVGVDVALFSAGTETHSVVLFRESVGRANHAQVLVHYQLELAKRSGRPVHRIILGISEGFAKPRELAEAYRQSRLAAQAAAVDPQLGELVDCRATGVYQLLASAGGGAGAWADSGSVYVRMLEDHDRNDELLPVLELIYDNDGSVQDVATKLHLHRSSIYNRLGRIRQLLGVDPLKGMPRLELHAALKMRRWAARPRI; this comes from the coding sequence ATGCAGCAGGACGTGGAACAACTGGTGGAGCAGGTGGCGCAGAAGCTTGGGCGGGGACTGTCGCTGGAGGACCTGGACGGCCTGCTGCTCGCCTACAGCTCCAACCAGTCCCATGCGGACCGGGTCCGGGTGAACTTCCTGTTGAGCAAGCGGGTCCCGGCCGATGTCAGTGCCTGGCAGCTTTCCCACGGCATCGCCACGGCGGTCCGCCCCGTCGCGATTCCCGCCAACCAGGAACTGGGCATGCTGGGGCGGGTTTGTGTTCCGTTGATGGTGCGCGGTTTCCGGGTCGGCTATCTCTGGGTGCAGCAGGACTCGGCAGAGGAAAATCCGACGGCGATCCTCTCCCAGTTGCCGGACGTGACCCCGGAGATCGGGCTGCTTTCCGCCCTGCTGCTGGACTCCAACACCGCCGAGTCCGAGTTCCGGCGGGGCCGCGAACGCGAGTTCCTGGCTGCCTGTTCCGGCGAAGCCAACGCCGTGGCCGCCGTGGCAGGCTGGAAGGAAATCCAAGGCAGGGGGCCGTGGCAGATGGTCACAGTGCTCGACGCCGATGGCTGGGCCGGTGGCCCGGACCCCATCGCCTCCACGCTGATCCACCGGTCAGCCGCGCTGCAGGCCACGGTGGGAGTGGACGTGGCGCTGTTCAGCGCGGGCACGGAAACCCATTCCGTGGTGCTGTTCCGTGAGTCGGTGGGCCGGGCCAACCACGCCCAGGTACTGGTCCACTACCAGCTGGAGCTGGCCAAACGCTCGGGCCGGCCGGTGCACCGCATCATCCTGGGCATCAGCGAGGGTTTTGCCAAGCCACGCGAGCTCGCCGAGGCATACCGGCAGTCCCGGCTGGCGGCGCAGGCGGCGGCTGTGGACCCCCAGCTGGGAGAACTGGTGGACTGCCGCGCCACCGGGGTGTACCAGCTGCTGGCCTCGGCGGGCGGGGGAGCCGGCGCGTGGGCTGACTCCGGGTCCGTTTATGTGCGGATGCTGGAGGACCACGACCGCAACGACGAGCTTCTCCCCGTTCTCGAGCTCATCTATGACAACGACGGTTCGGTCCAGGACGTGGCCACCAAACTTCACCTGCACCGCAGCAGCATCTACAACCGGCTGGGCCGCATAAGGCAGCTCCTGGGCGTGGACCCGCTGAAGGGGATGCCCCGGCTGGAACTCCATGCGGCACTGAAAATGCGGCGCTGGGCGGCGCGCCCGCGGATTTAG
- a CDS encoding TetR/AcrR family transcriptional regulator, which produces MSLDGQLPPKVRLLRAAAELLAKSAGASVSTRQITQLAGVTAPTLYHHFGDKEGLFDAVVAAGFEEYVAGERDFAPSGNPLEDIRRMWDNHVQFGLKQPELYLVMFGNIRPESRPAIVADAEALMEEMLNKAAAAGQLNVQPREAARSILAANVGVTLMLIAEPAAERNLELSIMTRDAMIFAVSAAQAEGAPPEDSGKSSVVVAAIALNAALQASHSDQLSSSELKLFLEWLHRISTSTSS; this is translated from the coding sequence ATGAGTTTGGATGGCCAGCTTCCCCCCAAAGTGCGTCTGCTGCGTGCAGCGGCCGAGTTGCTGGCAAAATCCGCGGGAGCATCCGTCTCCACCCGCCAGATCACGCAGCTGGCAGGGGTTACGGCGCCCACCCTGTACCACCACTTCGGTGACAAGGAAGGTCTTTTCGACGCCGTCGTCGCCGCAGGTTTTGAGGAGTACGTTGCGGGCGAGAGGGACTTCGCCCCGTCCGGAAACCCGCTGGAGGATATCCGGCGGATGTGGGATAACCATGTCCAGTTCGGGCTCAAGCAGCCGGAACTGTATCTGGTGATGTTCGGCAATATCCGCCCGGAAAGCCGCCCCGCCATCGTTGCCGATGCCGAGGCGCTCATGGAGGAAATGCTGAACAAGGCAGCGGCAGCGGGCCAGCTGAACGTCCAGCCGCGCGAAGCAGCCAGGTCCATCCTGGCCGCCAACGTGGGTGTGACCCTGATGCTGATTGCGGAACCCGCCGCCGAACGGAACCTTGAACTGTCCATCATGACCCGGGACGCCATGATCTTTGCGGTGTCCGCGGCGCAAGCCGAAGGGGCCCCGCCGGAAGACTCCGGCAAGTCCTCGGTGGTGGTGGCAGCGATTGCCCTGAACGCCGCGCTTCAGGCATCGCACTCAGACCAGCTCTCAAGCTCGGAACTCAAACTGTTCCTCGAATGGCTTCACCGAATCTCCACCAGCACGTCGTCGTAA
- a CDS encoding helix-turn-helix domain-containing protein — protein MALIAPRMTAALPPEDAGKLQRALAGGNDITVFVDGTVHRLTPQARDAVVDILSRFSRGEAVTVSSVEEMLTTSQAAELAGISHTYLRNMTDRGEIPVEYRGTHRRIRLAAIMAWLDEQKKGEQA, from the coding sequence ATGGCACTGATAGCTCCGAGAATGACTGCTGCGCTTCCACCCGAGGACGCAGGGAAACTTCAACGGGCCCTGGCGGGCGGCAATGACATCACGGTTTTTGTGGACGGAACCGTCCACCGGCTGACGCCCCAGGCGAGGGACGCCGTCGTAGACATCCTCAGCCGGTTCAGCCGCGGCGAAGCGGTGACCGTCAGCAGTGTGGAGGAAATGCTCACCACCTCCCAGGCCGCCGAACTCGCCGGGATTTCCCACACGTACCTGCGCAACATGACCGATCGCGGCGAGATTCCTGTGGAATACCGCGGGACACACCGCCGGATCAGGCTCGCGGCCATCATGGCCTGGCTGGACGAGCAAAAGAAGGGCGAGCAGGCTTAG
- a CDS encoding GNAT family N-acetyltransferase yields the protein MITNPGALTPLLTADVDGGTFRLRHAVSADLPAIVALLADDSLGAAREPGHDMAPYERAFEAIDADPCHLLVVGEHVPVGAADGPVVATFQLSFLPGISRQGSWRAQIEAVRVAGSLRGHGLGNLMVGWAIDESRRRGCTLMQLTTHKTRTAAHRFYERLGFDASHEGMKLTL from the coding sequence ATGATCACGAACCCCGGCGCCTTGACCCCGTTGCTGACTGCCGACGTCGACGGCGGGACCTTCCGCCTCAGGCACGCCGTGTCCGCGGACCTGCCCGCCATCGTGGCACTGCTGGCGGACGATTCCCTGGGCGCCGCCCGCGAACCGGGCCACGACATGGCGCCCTACGAGCGGGCTTTCGAAGCGATCGACGCCGATCCGTGCCACCTGCTCGTCGTGGGGGAGCACGTGCCGGTCGGGGCGGCCGACGGCCCCGTAGTGGCCACTTTCCAGCTGAGCTTCCTGCCCGGTATCTCGCGGCAGGGCTCCTGGCGCGCGCAGATTGAGGCGGTCCGCGTGGCGGGCAGTCTTCGTGGCCACGGCCTGGGAAACCTGATGGTGGGGTGGGCGATCGACGAATCCAGGCGCCGCGGCTGCACGCTGATGCAGCTGACCACACACAAGACGCGGACGGCCGCCCACCGCTTCTACGAGCGGCTCGGCTTTGACGCCAGCCATGAGGGCATGAAGCTCACGCTCTGA
- the ptsP gene encoding phosphoenolpyruvate--protein phosphotransferase codes for MQTFPGVGVSPGRIIGTVRQMPKPISEPPAGEQLAGDTSAEEAIAGLKAAAAAVHDELKARAETASGDGKAVLEATALMAKDTMLLKNAAKLIARGTSAQRAIWEAGASVSEMLHNLGGYMAERATDVLDVRARIVAELRGVPAPGIPSASTPFILVAEDLAPADTATLDPEKVLALVTAGGGPQSHTAIIARSLGLPAVVAAAGVDELADGTEVYVDGAAGSISVDPDDSQRAAAEAWATNASLLALFDGNGTTADGHLVPLLANVGGGKDAVAAAGLSAQGVGLFRTEFCFLERDTEPSVEEQAAAYKSVFDAFPGKKVVLRTLDAGADKPLPFLTDATEPNPALGVRGYRTDFTTPGVLERQLQAIALAEKDSEADVWVMAPMISTAEEAAHFASMCTAAGITNPGVMVEVPSAALTAESILREVGFASLGTNDLTQYAMAADRQLGPLANLNTPWQPAVLRLVGLTVEGSRAEGHNKPVGVCGEAAADPALAVVLTGLGVTTLSMTARSLAAVAAVLKTVTLAEAQQLAKLALSAPSAAEAKAWVREKLPVLEELGL; via the coding sequence GTGCAGACCTTCCCAGGAGTAGGCGTCAGCCCCGGCCGCATCATCGGAACCGTCCGGCAGATGCCCAAACCGATCAGCGAACCCCCCGCAGGCGAGCAGTTGGCCGGCGACACGTCAGCCGAAGAAGCCATCGCCGGGCTCAAGGCGGCAGCGGCCGCTGTCCATGACGAGCTCAAAGCCCGCGCGGAAACGGCCAGTGGAGACGGCAAAGCCGTCCTGGAAGCCACGGCACTGATGGCCAAGGACACCATGCTCCTGAAGAACGCCGCCAAGCTGATCGCCCGCGGCACGTCGGCGCAGCGCGCCATCTGGGAGGCCGGTGCCTCGGTCTCCGAAATGCTGCACAACCTCGGTGGCTACATGGCCGAACGCGCCACGGACGTCCTTGATGTCCGGGCCCGCATCGTGGCCGAACTCCGGGGCGTGCCCGCCCCGGGCATCCCTTCCGCCAGCACGCCGTTCATCCTTGTGGCAGAGGACCTGGCGCCGGCGGACACGGCCACACTGGATCCCGAAAAGGTGCTGGCGCTGGTCACAGCCGGCGGCGGACCGCAGTCCCACACCGCCATCATTGCCCGCTCCCTGGGCCTGCCCGCCGTCGTCGCCGCGGCAGGCGTGGACGAACTGGCTGACGGCACCGAGGTGTACGTCGACGGCGCCGCCGGCTCCATCTCGGTGGATCCGGATGACTCGCAGCGCGCTGCCGCCGAAGCATGGGCAACCAACGCGTCCCTGCTGGCCTTGTTTGACGGCAACGGCACGACGGCGGACGGGCACCTGGTTCCACTCCTCGCCAATGTGGGCGGCGGCAAGGATGCCGTGGCCGCTGCCGGCCTCAGCGCGCAGGGCGTGGGGCTGTTCCGCACGGAATTCTGCTTCCTGGAACGCGATACCGAACCCTCCGTGGAAGAGCAGGCAGCCGCGTACAAGAGCGTGTTTGATGCCTTCCCCGGCAAGAAAGTGGTCCTGCGCACGCTCGATGCCGGCGCCGACAAGCCGCTGCCGTTCCTGACCGACGCCACCGAACCGAACCCGGCCCTCGGTGTCCGCGGCTACCGCACCGACTTCACCACCCCTGGCGTCCTGGAGCGCCAGCTGCAGGCGATCGCCCTCGCCGAGAAGGACTCCGAGGCTGACGTCTGGGTCATGGCCCCGATGATTTCCACCGCGGAGGAAGCAGCCCACTTTGCCTCGATGTGCACTGCCGCCGGGATCACCAACCCGGGCGTGATGGTGGAGGTTCCGTCCGCTGCGCTGACCGCCGAATCCATCCTGCGCGAGGTGGGCTTCGCCAGCCTGGGCACTAACGACCTCACCCAGTACGCCATGGCTGCCGACCGCCAGCTGGGCCCGCTGGCCAACCTCAACACCCCGTGGCAGCCTGCTGTGCTGCGCCTGGTGGGATTGACAGTGGAAGGCTCCCGCGCGGAGGGCCACAACAAGCCCGTGGGCGTCTGCGGTGAGGCGGCCGCTGACCCGGCCCTCGCCGTCGTACTTACCGGGCTGGGCGTCACCACACTGTCGATGACCGCGCGGTCGCTGGCCGCTGTGGCCGCCGTATTGAAGACCGTCACGCTGGCCGAGGCGCAGCAGCTGGCCAAGCTGGCCCTCTCCGCGCCCAGCGCCGCCGAAGCCAAGGCCTGGGTACGGGAAAAGCTGCCCGTCCTCGAAGAACTCGGCCTCTGA
- a CDS encoding antibiotic biosynthesis monooxygenase: protein MPGPQAITVSIARTVQPGYHRQFAAWAHAGQELAREWPGYLGSGWVRTGPDSDEWHVIYRFADIDSLQAWDDSHERRWWIDSAGGLMEVTRVEHRTGIEGWFDQPGDASITMPETVVPPRWKQAVGIFLPFFPLSLLANFLLHPITGQWPLALAVLLNVCLLTPVMTYLFLPLSTRLLRPWLQAPRKRAKGSAGR from the coding sequence GTGCCCGGACCTCAAGCAATCACCGTATCCATTGCCCGCACCGTCCAGCCCGGCTACCACCGTCAGTTTGCCGCCTGGGCACATGCCGGTCAGGAACTGGCGCGTGAATGGCCCGGCTACCTGGGGTCGGGCTGGGTTCGAACCGGGCCGGATTCGGATGAATGGCACGTGATATATCGCTTTGCAGATATCGATTCGCTCCAGGCCTGGGACGATTCGCACGAGCGGCGCTGGTGGATCGACAGTGCCGGCGGCCTCATGGAAGTCACCCGGGTGGAACACCGGACCGGGATCGAGGGGTGGTTTGACCAACCGGGCGATGCGTCAATCACGATGCCGGAGACTGTGGTCCCACCCCGATGGAAGCAGGCCGTCGGCATTTTCCTTCCGTTCTTCCCGCTCAGCCTGCTGGCAAACTTCCTGCTGCACCCGATCACGGGCCAGTGGCCGCTGGCGCTTGCTGTGCTGCTGAACGTCTGCCTGCTGACGCCAGTCATGACCTACCTGTTCCTGCCGTTGAGCACGCGACTGCTTCGGCCGTGGCTGCAGGCCCCAAGGAAGCGCGCGAAGGGCTCCGCCGGACGTTAG